A segment of the Zingiber officinale cultivar Zhangliang chromosome 8B, Zo_v1.1, whole genome shotgun sequence genome:
GTCAGtcattagtccttctgaggcgaccttgctctgataccaattgtaggtccctttgacggctgactagagggggtgaatagccctgcaaaaaataaaactaaccttctgttggagtgtatactaaaagcctagcttttgtaaacatttatttttgaaataaaagaatcacattggtcaatatctacatttatttgttaaatgtaattgttcaattaatttatatagtagacaacatggtgtgtggtgtcacacacagaagatcatgttgatagttttttataaattataaagagttgctcacgactaagatggaaaggaacaaaccattggaatagtcgtagtgtaattaagtattagtttatcttgattaataaattacactggtacactctaagtgtattgagtagaatcatttaggtaagttctttttgtactgacttaataaaagaactaaatcttagttattatgaaagtgtgtactcttaatcctaatataataataagcacatatatttaatatttatttctctgacttatcaaagggtgatgtttagctcgataaatcaatatgcccgataagttgggaaatgatattacttatagtgtgtgttgttgattatagaaggaatctgtgtcctagttatctaggttgaaaatgcccccaagagaagctcataaggattgtcatgttaaaccatgcaggtggacttagtccaacatgacaatgaagttgagtggtactactcttggagctagatattaattaagtgagttgtcagtaacttacttaattagtggacatttgttatcttaaacatagggagactaacacactcatgataagaaggagcccataatgtaatttgggattggtgaggtagtgcgataataactctctagtggaatgagttattatcgatgaacttgagttgtgtgttcggggcgaacacgggatactcaagctcatcggaaggccaaaacaaatttctcctctaggtccatgtcgtagcctcattataacctcaagtccatctaaatgtaaggctcttcttggtgtccaagaaggggccggtccaatgcttggtgaccaagcaagggccggccacatcctcttccaaggggtcggccatattgcttggtgatcaagctagaaggggccgaccacaataattcaaataaggagagttgttttgaatttttaaaatcttctctttgtagaaaactataagttttaaaagagatattttaatttttaaaactttttttatttgaattaggccacatgttttaatagagagttttaaaagttttaaaactttccttttttaaccatcctcatggttcaagaaaaaaaaggaagataagttttaaaatttaaattttctatcatcatgtttaaaaaggaaattttataagagaagttttaaattttaaaacatggttttaatttttagaactttccttttttaactcctattttaggaaagagagcttgtaaaattttataagagtttttcttcttgtaaaattttataaaaaaaaaaataaaattccttttcctcttatgggggccggccacccttgcttggtgcccaagcaaggtggtcgaccaTGTTTAAgattataaaatcatcaaatttatttttggtgattgattcaatcaagaggaaagaaaaggaaaattaaaagggaaaaagaaaagctagaggaagattttaatttttgtaaaattcttcccttatttgccttgggcaagtattataaacaGAGGCGGATTTACATATGGACTGCGGGGGGCCACGGCCCCCCCAGTCCacgtgtaaaatttttaaagaatatactaatatattattattatttataaactAATTAATGAGAAAGGCATGCAAATAGGTATTTTGATTTGGGAGTTCGACATTTCAAATCAGTCGGCGGCGCAGGCGGCAGCGGCACGGCAGCAGCGACTCCTCGCTCTGCAGTAGGCGAACTCCGGTGTAGAGGTCTCAGATCTTTGCGAAACTACGACGAGAACGTTCTCGATCCCGATTCGAGAGAAAGGTGCAATTCCTCTTCTCCTTAGTTCTTACTCCTTAGGGTTTTGAAACTCTTAGAACTGAGAAGGGGAAAAAATCTTTATTTTGGTTGGTGTTTCCATATTCATTTCTTTATCCTACCTTCCCTTTCTAGTTCCTCGATCGATCATCCTTCTAAATTTTATCTGTAATATGTAGATTGTAGAACTTTACCTCTTTTTTTTGTTTAAGGCTGTTGGCTATTGTCTGTTGATCCTAATAATTTTATTACTGTTTTAAAATGCAACCTAATAATCTTATTATCTAATAATTTATTAGATCCTACCTTGCCTGTTGGTGTAATAATCTTATTATTGTTTTAATCCGCCGCTGTATATGCCACTGCATTTTAAAGGGAAGGTAGGATCTATCACACTATGATTATGATTTATGAAGCTTACTAGCTTAACACAAATTTATacctttattttatcatttttatctTCATTTTCAAGAATAGAACGATATAAAGTTCACAATTTCGTTGGACTTcttgattttgtttgtttttctacTTTTTACTTGATTCCTTGATTTTGTTTGCTTTCTCCTAATGATTAATTTAGACATTTTAATTAAATCttgttattttagaaattaaagtgCCTAAATAGTTGAAGTTGGAATTGCTTATTTAATGGTTAATGATAATGAATGataaattttttgatatttttgtttgtttatgttgttattattatttactttttATCATTGACTTAATGTTTGGTTTAATATTGttgttattaattattattcacTTATTTGAAATAATTCGAGTTTTTCATTGTTAAAGGTTTCATATACTTCAAATGAGAAATATTGTTACGATTGATAAATTTTTTCAAAGGAAGAGAGCAAATGAATTGGATCCGGCTACTCCGATGACTCTATCGACAATATCAAATAATGATGATCTTCCATCTGAAATTCCTCCTAAAAGATTCAAAAATACAGAAACTGAAGAGGTTGATCTTGATTCTTTAGAGCGTGATCCAGGATTGCATCGACAAATTTGGGAATATCATCCTAATCAACGAGACGAGATTCGTCGAGTTTATTTGAATCTGAAAGCATATCAACCTATTCTTCAAGAATatccattaaataaaattattaagcACCCTCGAAGATTTCAGTCAACTTGGTATGAACAATTTCCTTGGTTGGAGTATTCACCCACTAAAGATAAAGCATATTGCTTTCCATGTTTTATCTTCAACAAGCCTTCAGGATGCTTAAATCAAACTACATTTACTGTTGATGGATTTGATAAGTGGAAGAAAGTTCGAAATGGAAAAGCTTGTGCTTTCCTAGGCCATATGGGAAAGGATAATGTATCTTCACCCCATCGTAATGCTGAAAAGGCATGTGAGGATTTGATGAACCAAACACAACATATATCAAGgagatttgataattttaatgatgaacaaGTTGCAACTAATCGTCTTCGATTGAAGGCTCACATACACGTGGTGTTATTACTTGCACTTCAAGGAATTCCGTTTAGAGGTCATGATGAGAAATCTAGTTCATCTAATCGTGgcaattttcttgaatttttggaTGTGCTGACCATGTACAATGATGAACTTTCAAAGGCAATTGCGAAAGCTCCAAAAAATGCCAAATATACAAGTCACGATATTCAGAAACAAATACTTCATGTGTTTTCGGTGAGAGTGAAAAATACAATTCGTGAAGAAATTGGAGTTGCCAAGTATTGCATAATTGTTGATGAAGCCCGAGATGAGTCAAAAAGAGAGCAAATGTCTATAGTATTGAGGTTTGTGGATAGTAATGGATTCATTCAAGAACGTTTTTTTTGGCCTTGTTCATGTATCTGATACTGCGGCTTTAACTTTAAAGGATGCTATATATTCTGCTTTGGCTCACTACAATTTGGATGTTcaaaatattagaggtcaaggGTATGATGGTGCTAGTAATATGAGGGGCGAGTTTAATGGATTGCAAGCTTTGATTATAAAAGATTGTAAAAGTGCTTATTATGTTCATTGCTTTGCTCATCGGTTACAATTGGCTTTGGTTGCAGCAGCAAAAAATGTGACACCTATTCATCAATTTTTTGATAGATTAACTTTTATAGTTAATATTGTTGGTTCTTCATGTAAGCGTAATGATGAATTGAAGAATGCTCATGCAGATGACATTGCATATTTGATTGCTATTAATGAACTCGAGACAGGGCGTGGACTTAATCATATAGGTACTTTACAACGAGCTGTTGATACACGCTGGAGTTCTCATTTGAGATCATTGAAAGGCCTAATTAAGATGTTTAGTGCATCGTGTACGGTATTGCTCAAGATTATGGATGATGGGCTTCCTTCTCAACGAGCAGATGCAACAACTGTTTATGATGAAATGACTTCCTTTGATTTTGTATTCATCTTGCATCTTATGAAAGAGATTATGGGGATCACAGATATTCTTTGTCAGACTTTACAAAGTAAGTCTCAGGATATTATAAATGCAATGGAGCTTGTATTATCTACTAAGAATTTACTTCAACAGATGAGGGATAACAAGTGGGATGATTTGCTTGTAAAAGTGAAATCCTTTTGTGAACTTCGAAATATTGACATTCCTGATTTCAATGCTCCATATATTAATAAACGAGGTCGAGGACGTGCTCATCAAGACAATTTCACCATTGAGCATCATTATCGAATAGACCTCTTTTATGCTTCGATAGATTCACAGTTGCAAGAAATTAATGGTCGCTTTAGTGATGATGCTATGGAATTGCTCACTCTTAGTAATGCCCTAAATCCTCAAAATGCAGCGGAGTCTTTCAGAGTTGTGGATATATGTAAATTAGTTGAAAAGTTTTATGCTCAGGATTTTACCAGAGATGAAAAAGAATAATTGGAGATGCAATTGAAGCATTACGAGTATAACGTAGTCAAAGGGTCTGACTACAAAAATCTTTCAACCATTTCAGAATTATGTCAATGGTTGGTAAAGACTAACAAGTCTGTTACATACAACCTCATTTTTAGAGTGATCGTACTTGTGCTTACTCTTCCGGTTTCTACGGCTACTTCAGAACGATCATTTTCTGCGATGAATATTGTGAAAACAAGGCTTCGAAGCAAAATGGAGGATGCTTTTCTCTCAGATGCATTAATGGTATATATTGAGAGAGAAATAGCTAAAAGTGTGAGCATAGAAGCTATCATtgaagatttcaaaattttaaaagaacgTCGAATTCCTTTTAGTTAGCGAATTGTAATTGAtacttaattaaatatacatttactTCATGTTTTTGAATCATGGTTTATTTACAACACTGCACATATAGTTTGTTATCAAAGGAAGTTCCTGATTACTTTGAATTATCTCCTATGCTAATTGAAATAAATTGGGTTGATTATGTTTACTATGATGCTTTCGATTACATCATATTTGTTGTTGCCATGAtgaaatgaaatttgattttattattttcattttgatattgtttactCATAGAGTTTTCTTCTTGAGGTTATTGTTGGATGTTTAGGATTTTATTATCAAGGTTTAACAAACTATTGAATATTTTCGTCGCTAAATTTAGCGACTGAAAATTAATATCTGTCGTTAAATTTAgcaatgaaaatttaatttcgtCACTAAAATGCCTTGGCGATCTCAAAATTTGTGATCGATAATTTTAATCGCTATcgcattttttttcttataatgtGCGGCCCCCTCAAACTTAAAATTCTGGATCCGCCCctgattataaaagaaggggtgaggaggcttcatgagacacaattcttattctcttgcttggagaacctcaagtggtcggccctccctctcccctctcttttcccttttgctctcttctccttggtggtggtggtggccgatttttagaggaagaggaaggaagcttttgggtggtgatcatcttggaggttcgtcgcccacacgacgtccaaggcgaggcgaggaatacggcagaagatctcgaggtcattagtttacaaagagaatgtataattagcaattgttttccgcatcatgctagttatttttctttgtaagaattccaaacacaagaggcattagatctagtttttcgaattagtttttcgagtttgtgttttcttctttttcgaatttgttattcgattgttttttttgttaacctagagttatttaaggaaattaaatattagctttccttaaaaggttttgtctaggcggtggtggttgctcccatatccaagaaggccatgtgtctcgccatgcagtcctggaagccaattttggaaattaatatttaatggaattaataacataggtggatttgaatcaatagtgttaagttctgcttgcgattcaaatctaaaccattaagaacagataggttaaatttggaatcaatgatgttaagttccgtctgcgattcctaatttaacttctaaagaacacaataggttatttaaggaaatgttcgacacttgtataaaaatttttgtacgatggaaccggtacgtttttcctaggactaaccaacaccttcTGTTAGAGTAGGTGCCCTACAAAGCCAACTGTTGGCTAGGGCTTTATTGACTCTTGTAAATAAATaacctttattttaatataattcaccATTGACGAAAgtggataatatatatatgtgggcatcctttgggcacaacacgGAGCCACTACATCTACCATTGACGAAAGTTTACTCACATTTTTTCTGCCTTCTACTTTAATTAAGACAACCAATACTCTGCTCTTAAGTATCGAATTTGACGGCCAACAACTTAATTgccataaatttataaaaaatgtcCATATCCATTTTTATACGAATTGTTTCATTTTTAGCTCTCTCCTTACTTTAGCACAACTTTTGA
Coding sequences within it:
- the LOC122014215 gene encoding zinc finger MYM-type protein 1-like, which codes for MTLSTISNNDDLPSEIPPKRFKNTETEEVDLDSLERDPGLHRQIWEYHPNQRDEIRRVYLNLKAYQPILQEYPLNKIIKHPRRFQSTWYEQFPWLEYSPTKDKAYCFPCFIFNKPSGCLNQTTFTVDGFDKWKKVRNGKACAFLGHMGKDNVSSPHRNAEKACEDLMNQTQHISRRFDNFNDEQVATNRLRLKAHIHVVLLLALQGIPFRGHDEKSSSSNRGNFLEFLDVLTMYNDELSKAIAKAPKNAKYTSHDIQKQILHVFSVRVKNTIREEIGVAKYCIIVDEARDESKREQMSIDAIYSALAHYNLDVQNIRGQGYDGASNMRGEFNGLQALIIKDCKSAYYVHCFAHRLQLALVAAAKNVTPIHQFFDRLTFIVNIVGSSCKRNDELKNAHADDIAYLIAINELETGRGLNHIGTLQRAVDTRWSSHLRSLKGLIKMFSASCTVLLKIMDDGLPSQRADATTVYDEMTSFDFVFILHLMKEIMGITDILCQTLQSKSQDIINAMELVLSTKNLLQQMRDNKWDDLLVKVKSFCELRNIDIPDFNAPYINKRGRGRAHQDNFTIEHHYRIDLFYASIDSQLQEINGRFSDDAMELLTLSNALNPQNAAESFRVVDICKLVEKFYAQDFTRDEKE